A region of Streptomyces deccanensis DNA encodes the following proteins:
- a CDS encoding ArsR/SmtB family transcription factor, translating to MEFGHWRRRSTHLLSRDSRADAALRTLRTFIPATGYIPDFLTPPVTGEYLDAALEMVRATPRDRLAAELTLLAASRPLPGWVRGPHERPTPTLLLIADALRDSFRVLLEPYWRQVRSAVGDDVAVRARTALGGGTGALLAGLRPFARWNPPYLDVDYPVERELRLEGRGLTLVPSYFCWRRPTALADPGLDPVLVYPVAKQPFDNALTGEAGLERLLGRTRTAVLVEVAGHRTRTTTEVAQALHLAPASASYQIGVLRGAGLIVSRRAGKRVEHAATPLAHGLLSGSGSPLPSEPILRSG from the coding sequence TTGGAGTTCGGTCACTGGCGCCGGCGGTCCACCCACCTCCTGTCGCGGGACAGCCGCGCCGACGCCGCCCTGCGCACGCTGCGCACCTTCATTCCGGCCACCGGGTACATCCCCGACTTCCTGACGCCGCCGGTCACGGGTGAGTACCTGGACGCGGCGCTCGAAATGGTCCGCGCCACCCCCCGGGACCGGCTGGCGGCGGAACTCACCCTGCTCGCGGCCTCGCGGCCGCTGCCGGGATGGGTGCGGGGCCCGCACGAACGGCCCACCCCCACACTGCTGTTGATCGCGGACGCCCTGCGGGACTCCTTCCGGGTGCTACTGGAACCGTACTGGCGCCAGGTGCGCTCGGCGGTGGGCGACGACGTCGCCGTCCGCGCGCGGACGGCGCTCGGCGGAGGCACCGGGGCTCTCCTCGCCGGGCTGCGCCCGTTCGCCCGATGGAACCCTCCGTATCTGGACGTCGACTATCCCGTCGAGCGCGAACTGCGCCTGGAAGGACGCGGACTGACGCTCGTGCCGTCGTACTTCTGCTGGCGAAGACCCACGGCGCTCGCCGACCCCGGCCTCGATCCGGTCCTCGTCTACCCGGTCGCGAAGCAGCCGTTCGACAACGCGCTCACCGGCGAGGCAGGGCTGGAACGGCTGCTGGGTCGGACGAGAACCGCGGTCCTTGTCGAGGTGGCCGGTCACCGTACGCGCACGACGACCGAGGTGGCCCAGGCCCTCCACCTGGCACCGGCCAGTGCGAGCTATCAGATCGGGGTCCTGCGCGGGGCCGGCCTGATCGTCAGCCGCCGTGCCGGCAAACGGGTCGAGCACGCGGCGACACCGCTGGCCCACGGCCTGCTGTCGGGCAGCGGTTCACCCTTGCCGAGTGAACCGATCCTCCGCTCCGGGTAG
- a CDS encoding IS3 family transposase (programmed frameshift): protein MAMKDYSDEFKADAVALYESTPGATYKSIAADLGINRATLREWVLRDRERRGVAPAAARSGGAAPARAGQPAPSADPDERIRQLEARVAELEASERKLATERDILRKAAKYFAGRDELVNRFQFVHDHRDAFGVKRLCQVLGVNRSSYYKWRDAADARTARQAADRALAEQIRAVHADSDGAYGSPRITAELRAEGRKINEKRVARVMRKFSIAGIRLRRRVRTTIPEPSVTPVPDLFQRDFTAPAPGIKYMGDITYLPTGDGDFLYLATVLDCFSRRVVGWSIAAHMRTELVADALHMAAATRGGLSGAIFHSDHGAQYTSREFADLCGELGVTQSMGSVGTSADNAACESFHATLKRETLRGAHHYPGAELCRRTVFRWLTRYNTRRRHSANGHLSPMAYENQHRQESDKLTLAA from the exons ATGGCGATGAAGGACTACTCGGACGAGTTCAAGGCCGATGCCGTGGCCCTGTACGAGTCCACGCCCGGGGCGACCTACAAGAGCATCGCCGCTGACCTGGGCATCAACAGGGCGACGCTGCGTGAGTGGGTGCTGCGGGACCGGGAGCGTCGCGGCGTCGCCCCCGCGGCCGCTCGGTCAGGTGGGGCAGCGCCGGCCCGGGCAGGACAGCCGGCACCGTCCGCCGACCCGGACGAGCGGATCCGGCAGCTGGAGGCCCGGGTGGCCGAGCTTGAGGCGAGCGAACGGAAGCTGGCCACCGAGCGGGACATCCTGCGCAAGGCGGCCAAGTATTTCGCCG GACGAGACGAACTGGTGAACCGCTTCCAGTTCGTCCACGACCACCGGGACGCCTTCGGCGTGAAGCGGTTGTGCCAGGTGCTGGGCGTGAACCGTTCCAGCTACTACAAGTGGCGGGACGCGGCCGACGCGCGGACCGCGCGGCAGGCCGCCGACCGGGCCCTGGCCGAACAGATCCGCGCCGTCCACGCCGACTCCGACGGTGCCTACGGCTCCCCGCGGATCACCGCCGAGCTCCGTGCCGAGGGCCGCAAGATCAATGAGAAACGGGTGGCCCGCGTGATGCGCAAGTTCTCCATAGCGGGCATACGCCTGCGAAGACGGGTCCGCACCACGATCCCGGAGCCGTCGGTGACACCGGTCCCGGACCTGTTCCAGCGGGACTTCACCGCCCCCGCGCCCGGGATCAAGTACATGGGCGACATCACCTACCTTCCCACCGGGGACGGCGACTTCCTCTATCTGGCCACTGTCCTGGACTGCTTCAGCCGCCGGGTGGTCGGCTGGTCCATCGCCGCCCACATGCGCACCGAACTCGTCGCCGACGCCCTGCACATGGCAGCCGCCACCCGCGGCGGTCTGAGCGGCGCGATCTTCCACTCCGATCACGGCGCCCAGTACACATCGCGTGAATTCGCCGACTTGTGCGGCGAGTTGGGGGTCACCCAGTCCATGGGCTCGGTCGGCACCTCCGCCGACAACGCCGCCTGCGAGAGCTTCCACGCCACCCTCAAGCGCGAGACCCTGCGCGGCGCCCACCACTACCCGGGAGCGGAACTGTGCCGACGGACCGTCTTCCGGTGGCTCACCCGCTACAACACCCGCCGCAGGCACTCCGCCAACGGACACCTCAGCCCCATGGCCTACGAAAATCAGCACCGGCAGGAGTCCGATAAGCTCACGCTGGCCGCATAA
- a CDS encoding GNAT family N-acetyltransferase: protein MTIKYEWRGDFDDAALNALHADGFGHPVTRTDWRERLERHSLGWVCAWEDGSLIGFVNVAWDGGVHAFILDTVVARHRQKRGVGAALVAAAAHEARAAKCEWLHVDFEEHLRSFYFDTCGFKETTAGLIAL, encoded by the coding sequence GTGACGATCAAGTACGAGTGGCGGGGCGACTTCGACGACGCTGCCCTCAACGCCCTGCACGCGGACGGCTTCGGCCACCCTGTTACTCGGACCGACTGGCGAGAACGACTTGAGCGCCACAGTCTCGGCTGGGTCTGCGCCTGGGAAGACGGCTCACTGATCGGGTTCGTCAATGTGGCCTGGGACGGCGGAGTCCACGCCTTCATCCTGGACACGGTGGTCGCCCGGCATCGCCAAAAGAGAGGTGTCGGCGCCGCCTTGGTCGCAGCTGCGGCTCACGAAGCGCGTGCCGCGAAGTGTGAATGGCTCCACGTCGACTTCGAGGAGCACCTGCGCTCGTTCTATTTCGACACCTGCGGCTTCAAGGAGACGACGGCCGGTCTGATTGCCTTGTGA
- a CDS encoding RICIN domain-containing protein, with amino-acid sequence MGRPFRIPLAMAAVALLAAPVLTGSSLTGTATAAATTNTTTTTTRTTNTTTTAAVTAEAAADPVYARLYNQGTGKCLAVPGPNTDVEGAELIQWTCSTSETQYWALIPVTGGYQVKNLASGRCLAVASNSKVQGAISVQSTCDGGGGGVQVWAHDSIDRLTNANSKFCLAVLSTETANGVKPAQWTCGTNKDQQWLW; translated from the coding sequence ATGGGTAGACCCTTCCGGATTCCCCTCGCCATGGCGGCCGTCGCCCTGCTGGCCGCGCCTGTCCTGACCGGATCGTCACTCACCGGCACGGCGACGGCGGCGGCGACCACCAACACCACCACGACCACCACCAGAACCACCAACACCACCACGACCGCGGCGGTCACCGCCGAGGCCGCGGCGGACCCCGTCTACGCCCGGCTCTACAACCAGGGCACCGGAAAGTGCCTCGCCGTGCCGGGCCCCAACACGGACGTCGAAGGCGCCGAGCTGATCCAGTGGACGTGCAGCACCAGCGAGACCCAGTACTGGGCGCTCATTCCCGTGACGGGTGGCTACCAGGTGAAGAACCTGGCGAGCGGAAGATGTCTCGCCGTGGCGAGCAACAGCAAGGTCCAGGGCGCCATCTCCGTCCAGTCGACCTGTGACGGCGGTGGCGGCGGCGTGCAGGTCTGGGCACACGACTCCATCGACCGGCTGACGAACGCCAACAGCAAGTTCTGCCTGGCCGTCCTCAGCACCGAAACGGCCAACGGAGTCAAGCCCGCTCAGTGGACCTGCGGCACGAACAAGGATCAGCAATGGCTCTGGTAA
- a CDS encoding sialidase family protein: MALVTEQRASRQPRPALLAGLLGLVAALLVTLLIAPDRASAASISAPKVAYQNTATEGDGPRTPDIISTSANDAVVVWREGTTATVITDTSGPVVDHGYIRYSYTTDGGASWSRPQTLAQETSEHSWHYVELYKTGDRILAYMGRTSPANRRGLPIDAIVAKESTDGGHTWHDFTVNLPLADHGNLALAGRPVQMADGRYVMPAWWTGRQVGALYSDNLRDWTAGTAAPNPTDHLPGEPQLVISQDDPNKLLMVARSSPPDGTSPTFALTATSTNGGESWSNLALDTNVPNNDSKSYFTKDSTGRYLTIYNTDSDPIRQVLNYRTKNPGSAWSSSKLFANPAGPTDPTPAGTGAGWDTYPMGDEYAPGKYFIVWEHDTSAILVSKLDISDT; this comes from the coding sequence ATGGCTCTGGTAACGGAACAACGTGCCTCGCGACAGCCCCGGCCGGCCCTCCTGGCAGGTCTCCTCGGTCTCGTCGCCGCGCTGCTCGTGACCCTGCTCATCGCCCCGGACCGCGCGTCCGCCGCGAGTATCTCCGCCCCGAAGGTCGCCTACCAGAACACGGCGACCGAGGGCGACGGGCCCCGCACCCCCGACATCATCAGCACGAGCGCGAACGACGCGGTCGTGGTGTGGCGGGAGGGCACCACCGCCACCGTGATCACCGACACCTCGGGACCCGTCGTGGACCACGGGTACATCCGGTACTCGTACACCACCGACGGCGGCGCGAGCTGGAGCCGTCCGCAGACGCTGGCGCAGGAGACCAGCGAACACTCCTGGCACTACGTCGAGCTCTACAAGACGGGCGACCGCATCCTCGCGTACATGGGCAGAACCTCGCCCGCCAACCGCAGAGGCCTGCCGATCGACGCCATCGTCGCCAAGGAGAGCACCGACGGGGGGCACACCTGGCACGACTTCACCGTCAATCTGCCGCTCGCCGACCACGGGAACCTCGCCCTCGCCGGACGTCCGGTCCAGATGGCCGACGGAAGATACGTCATGCCGGCCTGGTGGACAGGCAGGCAGGTCGGGGCGCTGTACTCCGACAACCTCCGCGACTGGACGGCCGGCACCGCCGCCCCGAACCCGACCGACCACCTGCCCGGCGAACCGCAGTTGGTCATCTCGCAGGACGACCCGAACAAACTGCTCATGGTCGCCCGCAGCAGTCCCCCTGACGGCACATCACCGACGTTCGCTCTGACGGCCACCAGCACGAACGGCGGCGAGTCCTGGAGCAACCTCGCGTTGGACACCAACGTGCCCAACAACGACTCCAAGAGCTACTTCACCAAGGACAGCACCGGCCGGTATCTGACCATCTACAACACCGACTCGGACCCGATCCGGCAGGTCCTGAACTACCGGACCAAGAACCCCGGTAGCGCCTGGTCGAGCAGCAAGCTGTTCGCCAACCCCGCCGGCCCCACCGACCCGACACCGGCCGGCACCGGCGCCGGCTGGGACACCTACCCGATGGGCGACGAGTACGCGCCCGGCAAGTACTTCATCGTCTGGGAGCACGACACCTCGGCCATCCTGGTGAGCAAGCTCGACATCTCCGACACGTAA
- a CDS encoding NAD(P)H oxidoreductase, whose amino-acid sequence MSHRSSAARTALVVIAHHRADSLTAHTARRTAARLETAGYRVDLLDLHAEGFDPRMNEADQPDWGNREKPYSDEVQAHMQRVLDADVVVAVFPVYWQSVPALLKGWIDRVWNYGFAYGRSKPRLAGKRMLWLGLAGATSDDPITEGMRAVLETNLSEGIAYYCGFSYSSVALLPDAEERPQRIDAEGNLLVGDAVAGAEREAQYAEFDRRARKAVEGFLTAELVTA is encoded by the coding sequence GTGTCGCACCGCAGCAGCGCTGCCAGGACCGCCCTTGTGGTCATCGCACACCATCGGGCCGATTCCCTCACCGCGCACACCGCCCGCCGTACCGCCGCGCGACTCGAGACCGCCGGATACCGCGTCGACCTGCTCGACCTGCACGCCGAAGGGTTCGACCCGCGGATGAACGAGGCGGACCAGCCGGACTGGGGCAACCGGGAGAAGCCGTACTCGGACGAAGTCCAGGCCCATATGCAGCGTGTTCTCGACGCCGATGTCGTCGTCGCTGTGTTCCCCGTGTACTGGCAGAGCGTGCCCGCCCTCCTCAAGGGCTGGATCGATCGCGTGTGGAACTACGGATTCGCCTACGGCCGCAGCAAGCCCCGCCTCGCGGGCAAGCGCATGCTGTGGCTGGGCCTGGCCGGCGCCACCTCTGACGACCCCATCACAGAGGGAATGCGGGCCGTGCTGGAGACCAACCTGAGCGAGGGCATCGCCTATTACTGCGGATTCTCCTACTCCTCCGTCGCCCTGCTCCCCGACGCCGAGGAACGCCCGCAGCGCATCGATGCCGAGGGCAATCTGCTGGTTGGCGACGCGGTTGCGGGAGCCGAGCGCGAGGCGCAGTATGCCGAGTTCGACCGCCGCGCGCGAAAGGCCGTGGAAGGGTTCCTTACGGCGGAACTGGTGACGGCCTGA
- a CDS encoding AraC family transcriptional regulator — MDPLSALLSGIRAERSVVSHAVLEAPWSIRFADGAPLTMVSVLRGGGILLLPDGAEQAVGVGDTAIVRGSDTFHLVDQPATLDRPHIEYEIACFAADAECTAQDLGGIRWGNEPYGATALIVGAYRASGHRHERLLRALPPVLVINEGTEVCAWLETAAADAALRSAGSQALMDRLLDWALVCTLRTWFDRAGSEAPDWYRGLGDPILAPALEAFHARPSKGWTVEALATECGVSRALFAKRFTEVMGRPPLTYLTECRMDEAEALLSDTDSSIALIAKSVGYADAFGFSAAFKRHRGVSPSAFRAATASP, encoded by the coding sequence ATGGATCCGTTGAGTGCGCTGCTCAGTGGCATCCGGGCCGAGCGCTCGGTCGTCAGCCACGCCGTGCTGGAAGCGCCCTGGAGCATCCGCTTCGCCGACGGCGCCCCGCTCACGATGGTCAGCGTGTTGCGGGGAGGGGGCATCCTGCTGCTGCCCGACGGCGCCGAACAAGCGGTCGGCGTCGGCGACACGGCCATCGTGCGCGGCTCCGACACATTTCACCTCGTGGACCAGCCGGCCACCCTCGACCGCCCACACATCGAGTACGAAATCGCGTGCTTCGCAGCGGATGCCGAATGCACTGCCCAAGACCTCGGCGGCATCCGCTGGGGCAACGAACCGTACGGAGCAACCGCACTGATCGTGGGCGCCTACCGCGCGTCGGGCCATCGCCACGAACGACTGCTTCGCGCGTTGCCGCCCGTACTCGTGATCAACGAGGGCACAGAGGTCTGCGCCTGGCTGGAGACGGCCGCCGCCGACGCCGCCCTGCGCTCGGCCGGCTCCCAGGCTCTGATGGACCGACTGCTGGACTGGGCCCTGGTGTGTACGCTGCGTACCTGGTTCGACCGGGCGGGCTCGGAAGCCCCCGACTGGTACCGCGGCCTGGGCGACCCGATCCTCGCCCCCGCCCTCGAAGCCTTCCACGCCCGGCCCTCCAAGGGATGGACGGTAGAGGCGCTCGCCACCGAATGCGGTGTCTCCCGAGCGCTCTTCGCCAAGCGCTTCACCGAGGTGATGGGTCGCCCGCCGCTGACCTACCTCACCGAATGCCGTATGGACGAGGCCGAGGCACTCCTGTCCGACACCGACTCCTCCATCGCTCTGATCGCCAAGTCTGTCGGCTACGCCGATGCCTTCGGCTTCAGCGCCGCCTTCAAACGCCATCGGGGCGTGAGCCCCAGCGCCTTCCGCGCCGCAACAGCCAGCCCCTGA
- a CDS encoding nucleotidyltransferase domain-containing protein has protein sequence MERLVEIANRLVGVSGVVAVCLGGSRATGMHSPDSDYDLGLYYRLPLDTAALRVLAAELTGDPVEVTEPGGWGPWVDGGGWLIIDGHRVDWIYRDLDRVHRIWQECSAGQFEIGAQPGHPLGVYSHAYAGEVALGRVLADPSGELQTLQKQTRLYPEPLRQALIDNAQWEAPFILAGARKGAARGDVFHVAGCLFRAVGLLVHALHAHARSWVLNEKGAVRSAGELAVAPADFAGRAHALFSTLGTTPDTLTAALDEADRLASEVCHVLAR, from the coding sequence GTGGAGCGCTTGGTGGAGATCGCGAATCGGCTGGTCGGTGTCAGCGGCGTCGTCGCTGTGTGTCTGGGAGGGAGCCGGGCAACCGGTATGCACAGCCCCGATTCCGACTACGACCTGGGCCTGTACTACCGCCTACCACTGGATACCGCTGCCCTGCGTGTGCTCGCGGCCGAGCTGACCGGTGACCCGGTGGAGGTGACCGAGCCGGGCGGCTGGGGACCGTGGGTGGACGGTGGCGGCTGGCTGATTATCGACGGTCACCGCGTCGACTGGATCTATCGCGACCTGGACCGAGTGCACCGCATCTGGCAAGAGTGCAGCGCTGGGCAGTTCGAGATCGGTGCCCAGCCCGGCCATCCCCTGGGGGTGTACTCACACGCCTATGCCGGTGAAGTGGCCCTGGGCCGTGTCCTCGCCGACCCCAGTGGCGAGCTTCAAACCCTGCAGAAGCAGACCCGCCTCTATCCCGAGCCGCTGCGCCAAGCGCTTATCGACAACGCGCAATGGGAGGCGCCGTTCATCCTGGCCGGCGCCCGCAAAGGGGCAGCTCGTGGTGACGTCTTTCATGTCGCTGGCTGTCTCTTCCGCGCGGTCGGACTCCTCGTGCATGCCCTCCACGCCCATGCCAGGAGTTGGGTGCTCAACGAGAAGGGAGCGGTTCGGTCCGCAGGAGAACTCGCTGTCGCCCCTGCGGACTTCGCCGGACGGGCTCACGCGCTGTTCTCCACGCTCGGCACCACTCCGGACACGCTCACTGCCGCCCTCGACGAGGCCGACAGGCTGGCCTCCGAGGTGTGCCATGTACTCGCACGGTGA
- a CDS encoding IS3 family transposase (programmed frameshift), producing MAMKDYSDEFKADAVALYESTPGATYKSIAADLGINRATLREWVLRDRERRGVAPAAARSGGAAPARAGQPAPSADPDERIRQLEARVAELEASERKLATERDILRKAAKYFAGGDELVNRFQFVHDHRDAFGVKRLCQVLGVNRSSYYKWRDAADARTARQAADRALAEQIRAVHADSDGAYGSPRITAELRAEGRKINEKRVARVMRKFSIAGIRLRRRVRTTIPEPSVTPVPDLFQRDFTAPAPGIKYMGDITYLPTGDGDFLYLATVLDCFSRRVVGWSIAAHMRTELVADALHMAAATRGGLSGAIFHSDHGAQYTSREFADLCGELGVTQSMGSVGTSADNAACESFHATLKRETLRGAHHYPGAELCRRTVFRWLTRYNTRRRHSANGHLSPMAYENQHRQESDKLTLAA from the exons ATGGCGATGAAGGACTACTCGGACGAGTTCAAGGCCGATGCCGTGGCCCTGTACGAGTCCACGCCCGGGGCGACCTACAAGAGCATCGCCGCTGACCTGGGCATCAACAGGGCGACGCTGCGTGAGTGGGTGCTGCGGGACCGGGAGCGTCGCGGCGTCGCCCCCGCGGCCGCTCGGTCAGGTGGGGCAGCGCCGGCCCGGGCAGGACAGCCGGCACCGTCCGCCGACCCGGACGAGCGGATCCGGCAGCTGGAGGCCCGGGTGGCCGAGCTTGAGGCGAGCGAACGGAAGCTGGCCACCGAGCGGGACATCCTGCGCAAGGCGGCCAAGTATTTCGCCGGCG GAGACGAACTGGTGAACCGCTTCCAGTTCGTCCACGACCACCGGGACGCCTTCGGCGTGAAGCGGTTGTGCCAGGTGCTGGGCGTGAACCGTTCCAGCTACTACAAGTGGCGGGACGCGGCCGACGCGCGGACCGCGCGGCAGGCCGCCGACCGGGCCCTGGCCGAACAGATCCGCGCCGTCCACGCCGACTCCGACGGTGCCTACGGCTCCCCGCGGATCACCGCCGAGCTCCGTGCCGAGGGCCGCAAGATCAATGAGAAACGGGTGGCCCGCGTGATGCGCAAGTTCTCCATAGCGGGCATACGCCTGCGAAGACGGGTCCGCACCACGATCCCGGAGCCGTCGGTGACACCGGTCCCGGACCTGTTCCAGCGGGACTTCACCGCCCCCGCGCCCGGGATCAAGTACATGGGCGACATCACCTACCTTCCCACCGGGGACGGCGACTTCCTCTATCTGGCCACTGTCCTGGACTGCTTCAGCCGCCGGGTGGTCGGCTGGTCCATCGCCGCCCACATGCGCACCGAACTCGTCGCCGACGCCCTGCACATGGCAGCCGCCACCCGCGGCGGTCTGAGCGGCGCGATCTTCCACTCCGATCACGGCGCCCAGTACACATCGCGTGAATTCGCCGACTTGTGCGGCGAGTTGGGGGTCACCCAGTCCATGGGCTCGGTCGGCACCTCCGCCGACAACGCCGCCTGCGAGAGCTTCCACGCCACCCTCAAGCGCGAGACCCTGCGCGGCGCCCACCACTACCCGGGAGCGGAACTGTGCCGACGGACCGTCTTCCGGTGGCTCACCCGCTACAACACCCGCCGCAGGCACTCCGCCAACGGACACCTCAGCCCCATGGCCTACGAAAATCAGCACCGGCAGGAGTCCGATAAGCTCACGCTGGCCGCATAA
- a CDS encoding ABC transporter ATP-binding protein gives MTAQSSAGPAIRVQGLEKSYGKLEVLRGVDFEVARGSIFALLGSNGAGKTTTMRILATLLKADAGTASVHGFDIAVRPANVRESISLTGQFAAVDEILSGRENLALVARLRHLKNPGAVADDLLRRFSLTDAGPRKVSTYSGGMRRRLDIAMSLIGDPSVIFLDEPTAGLDPEARIEVWHAVKELAEYGTTVLLTTQYLDEAEQLADRIAILHQGRIIVNGTLAELKQLFPPARVEYVERQPTLEEVFLAVIGGGDKSGVTGATNGGQG, from the coding sequence ATGACGGCCCAATCAAGCGCCGGCCCGGCGATTCGCGTGCAGGGTCTGGAGAAGTCGTACGGGAAGCTCGAAGTGCTGCGTGGTGTGGACTTCGAAGTGGCGCGGGGCAGCATCTTCGCCTTGCTCGGGTCCAACGGGGCGGGCAAGACCACGACCATGAGGATCCTCGCCACGCTCCTGAAGGCCGACGCGGGGACAGCAAGCGTCCATGGCTTCGACATCGCCGTGCGACCGGCGAACGTGCGGGAGTCCATCAGCCTCACCGGGCAGTTCGCGGCCGTCGACGAGATCCTCAGCGGTCGGGAGAACCTCGCCCTCGTCGCCAGACTGCGCCACCTCAAGAACCCGGGGGCGGTCGCGGATGACCTGTTGCGGCGTTTCTCGCTGACCGACGCCGGCCCGCGGAAGGTGTCCACGTATTCGGGCGGGATGCGCCGTCGGCTGGACATTGCGATGAGCCTCATCGGAGATCCGTCGGTGATCTTCCTGGACGAGCCGACGGCCGGGCTCGACCCCGAGGCGCGCATCGAGGTGTGGCACGCCGTCAAGGAGCTCGCCGAGTACGGCACGACGGTGCTGCTCACCACGCAGTACCTCGACGAGGCCGAGCAGCTCGCCGACCGGATCGCGATCCTCCACCAGGGTCGGATCATCGTGAACGGCACCCTTGCCGAGCTCAAGCAGCTCTTCCCGCCCGCCAGGGTCGAGTACGTCGAGAGGCAGCCGACTCTGGAGGAGGTCTTCCTCGCCGTCATCGGCGGTGGCGACAAGAGCGGCGTCACTGGCGCGACCAATGGGGGACAAGGATGA
- a CDS encoding ABC transporter permease has product MTAYFFSDTAALTGRTLRHVTRSMDTIITTVITPVAMMLMFVYVFGGAISTGPVPYVNYMLPGILLMTIASGISYTAYRLFTDVKSGIFERFQSMPIARSGVLWAHVVTSLVANLIALVLVVGVALLMGFRSGAGVWAWLAVAGILLLFTLALTWLAVIPGLSASSVEGAGAFAYPLIFLPFVSSAFVPTRTMPGPVRWFAEHQPVTSIVNTIRALFTGRPVGDDIWTALAWCVGILVVAYVFALAAYRRKIA; this is encoded by the coding sequence ATGACCGCGTACTTCTTCAGCGACACGGCCGCGCTCACGGGGCGGACCCTGCGCCATGTCACACGCAGCATGGACACCATCATCACGACCGTCATCACGCCGGTCGCCATGATGCTGATGTTCGTCTACGTGTTCGGAGGCGCGATTAGCACCGGGCCGGTTCCGTACGTGAACTACATGCTGCCCGGCATCCTGCTCATGACCATCGCATCGGGCATCTCCTACACCGCGTACCGGCTGTTCACCGATGTGAAGAGCGGGATCTTCGAGCGATTCCAGTCCATGCCGATCGCACGCTCAGGTGTGCTGTGGGCGCATGTCGTCACCTCCCTGGTCGCCAACCTGATCGCGCTCGTCCTCGTCGTGGGCGTCGCCCTGCTCATGGGCTTCCGCTCAGGGGCGGGAGTGTGGGCATGGCTCGCGGTTGCCGGCATCCTGCTCCTGTTCACTCTGGCGCTGACCTGGCTCGCCGTGATTCCCGGGCTCTCCGCGTCGTCGGTCGAGGGAGCGGGCGCGTTCGCCTACCCGCTCATCTTCCTGCCGTTCGTGAGCTCGGCGTTCGTGCCCACAAGGACGATGCCGGGCCCCGTGCGCTGGTTCGCCGAGCATCAGCCGGTGACTTCGATCGTCAACACCATCCGTGCCCTTTTCACCGGCCGACCGGTCGGCGACGACATCTGGACCGCCCTCGCCTGGTGCGTCGGCATCCTCGTCGTGGCGTACGTCTTCGCGTTGGCCGCCTATCGCCGGAAGATCGCCTGA
- a CDS encoding MerR family transcriptional regulator — translation MLTISQLAAYAGVTVRAVRHYHKVGLLPEPERDRSGYRIYGAAAVVRLIRIRTLADAGVPLARVQELLDADPEEFAGGVQEIDKDLRAEIRRLQSTRRRLARLAAGEHLALPQCVVGYLDRLRGLGVGERYIELERDAWIMISAQVPDLIDSVIAKKHEELDDPDMVRLYSYFTGEPDWPAGDPRIVEVADILERLMIRAVEAGEAGADGFDDQFVALMDSTMLESAPGAELVLAILKERGWSGWTRIERVPADRLDTHT, via the coding sequence ATGCTCACCATCAGCCAGCTTGCGGCGTACGCCGGGGTGACGGTACGGGCGGTACGCCACTACCACAAGGTCGGGCTGCTGCCCGAGCCCGAGCGCGACCGGTCCGGGTACCGGATCTACGGCGCCGCCGCGGTCGTGCGACTGATCAGGATCCGCACCCTGGCCGATGCAGGCGTGCCGCTGGCCAGGGTGCAGGAACTCCTCGACGCAGACCCAGAGGAGTTCGCCGGCGGTGTCCAGGAGATCGACAAGGATCTGCGCGCCGAGATCCGGCGGCTGCAGAGCACCCGCCGCCGGCTCGCCCGACTCGCCGCCGGAGAGCACCTGGCGCTTCCGCAGTGCGTCGTGGGCTACCTCGACCGGTTGCGCGGTCTCGGCGTCGGGGAGCGGTACATCGAGCTTGAGCGGGATGCCTGGATCATGATTTCCGCACAGGTGCCGGACCTGATCGACTCCGTGATCGCCAAGAAGCATGAGGAGTTGGACGACCCCGACATGGTGAGGCTCTACAGCTACTTCACCGGAGAGCCCGACTGGCCGGCAGGCGATCCACGGATCGTCGAGGTCGCCGACATCCTGGAGCGCCTGATGATTCGCGCCGTGGAGGCCGGCGAGGCGGGTGCCGACGGCTTCGACGATCAGTTCGTCGCCCTGATGGACTCAACCATGCTCGAGTCCGCACCGGGCGCCGAACTGGTGCTGGCGATTCTGAAGGAGCGCGGCTGGAGCGGCTGGACCCGCATCGAACGAGTACCTGCCGACAGACTCGACACGCACACGTGA